The following proteins come from a genomic window of Rutidosis leptorrhynchoides isolate AG116_Rl617_1_P2 chromosome 10, CSIRO_AGI_Rlap_v1, whole genome shotgun sequence:
- the LOC139873248 gene encoding uncharacterized protein, with protein sequence MASIASTYSFHFVLLILLSLSIQPHARESKFFSQVIHYLSNSPATVSSPAPAPVLVPGLVPVTGPVLAPGLAPAPAPAEKEYGYGLGSSEFSSEEEYRTSTQEGSTNEPLKKEEEEEDIPVSDEFTSKKETPFEKLVSGDSYSTTNSGYSNNANGYSSSMNENNGYNNKANGYNNQNNGYNNKESGYNGYNHQNNGYNNNANGYNGYNNYNGYNNQNNGYNSIENGYNGYNQNNGYNKNENGYKQILYNNNNGNEYSNSLNKNSGYKTNSYSQLSNYNNNGYNTNSYNQNDNGYNTNSYNQNNNGYNTNSYNQNNNGYITNSYNQNNNGYQTNSYNQDNYNKMSFENVKNGYNGNEYTSLKEENNGYNNNNDDDNNGYMMEQQGLSDTRFLGNGEYSNYERNNNNQETSYEEEVNDNGKGYFKNNEDSKYEFDTMEEYERQQGYPESDQSGYMP encoded by the coding sequence ATGGCCTCCATTGCTAGCACTTACTCTTTCCACTTCGTATTGCTTATACTTCTTTCATTATCAATTCAACCACATGCCAGAGAGAGCAAGTTCTTCTCACAAGTCATTCATTACCTTTCTAATTCACCGGCAACTGTATCATCACCAGCACCAGCCCCAGTGTTAGTACCGGGGTTGGTGCCAGTAACTGGGCCAGTTTTGGCTCCAGGGCTGGCTCCCGCGCCAGCACCAGCGGAAAAAGAATACGGTTATGGTCTTGGGTCGAGTGAGTTTTCCTCTGAAGAGGAATACCGCACGTCAACCCAAGAGGGTTCAACGAATGAACCCCTTAAGAAGGAGGAAGAGGAGGAAGATATTCCAGTTTCGGACGAGTTCACGTCAAAAAAGGAGACTCCCTTTGAGAAGTTAGTTAGTGGTGATAGCTACTCTACCACTAATAGTGGCTATTCGAACAATGCAAATGGCTACTCGAGCTCCATGAATGAAAATAATGGTTACAACAACAAAGCAAATGGCTACAACAACCAAAATAATGGTTACAACAACAAAGAAAGTGGTTATAATGGCTACAACCACCAAAATAATGGTTATAACAACAACGCTAATGGCTACAATGGCTACAACAATTACAATGGCTACAACAACCAGAATAATGGTTACAATAGCATTGAAAATGGCTACAATGGCTACAACCAGAATAATGGCTACAACAAAAATGAGAATGGCTACAAGCAAATTttgtacaacaacaacaatggtaACGAATATTCAAACTCTTTGAATAAGAATAGTGGTTACAAGACCAATAGCTACAGCCAGctcagcaactacaacaacaatggcTACAATACCAATAGCTACAACCAAAATGACAATGGCTACAATACCAATAGCTACAACCAAAACAACAATGGCTACAATACCAATAGCTATAATCAAAACAACAATGGCTACATCACCAATAGCTACAACCAAAACAACAATGGCTACCAAACCAATAGCTACAATCAAGACAACTACAACAAAATGAGCTTTGAAAATGTGAAAAACGGCTACAATGGCAACGAATACACGAGCTTGAAAGAAGAAAACAACGGCTACAACAACAACAATGATGACGACAACAATGGGTACATGATGGAGCAACAAGGATTGAGTGACACAAGGTTTTTAGGGAATGGGGAGTACTCCAATTATGAACGAAACAACAATAATCAAGAAACTAGTTATGAAGAAGAAGTGAATGACAATGGTAAAGGGTATTTTAAGAATAATGAGGattcaaagtatgagtttgacacaATGGAAGAGTATGAAAGACAACAGGGGTACCCAGAAAGTGATCAAAGTGGGTATATGCCATAA